Proteins from one Lacrimispora sphenoides genomic window:
- a CDS encoding ferritin-like domain-containing protein, with amino-acid sequence MDLSALVFADKDPWPPIEIISQNKAYAAAMLSNIGDCNSEMSAISLYIYNSMITRNFFFDIAECFHKISIVEMHHLNTFGELSIMLGADPRLWSYQNGRLRYWTPACNRYPTRIGPLVANALESELEAIRKYQFQAQWIDDCRIKAILNRIIADELCHVKIFRLILAELDNDFAIPNPFQA; translated from the coding sequence ATGGATTTATCAGCTCTTGTTTTTGCCGACAAAGATCCCTGGCCTCCCATAGAGATCATATCTCAAAATAAAGCGTATGCCGCCGCTATGCTTTCCAACATAGGCGATTGCAATTCCGAAATGTCTGCAATCAGCCTTTATATTTACAACAGCATGATTACGAGAAACTTCTTCTTTGATATAGCAGAATGCTTCCATAAAATCAGCATTGTTGAAATGCATCATCTTAATACCTTTGGCGAACTGTCCATCATGCTGGGCGCCGACCCCAGGCTTTGGAGCTATCAAAACGGACGATTAAGATATTGGACGCCCGCCTGCAACCGCTATCCCACCCGGATCGGCCCCTTGGTTGCCAACGCTCTGGAAAGTGAGCTGGAAGCTATCCGGAAATACCAGTTCCAGGCCCAATGGATCGACGATTGCCGAATCAAGGCAATTTTAAACAGGATCATTGCAGATGAGCTTTGTCACGTAAAGATCTTCCGGCTCATCCTGGCCGAACTTGACAACGACTTTGCCATCCCCAATCCATTCCAGGCATAG
- a CDS encoding ribosomal maturation YjgA family protein — translation MRFRLNMKYLCAFIVVFIIEVLIAVFVNDKFIRPYVGDMLVVVLIYCFIRSFVAKEVKLLPLYIFVFAALTEVGQYFHLAKLLGLSDYKIARIMIGSTFDLKDIACYLAGCIGLFLYEIVKRRK, via the coding sequence GTGAGATTCAGATTAAACATGAAGTACCTATGCGCCTTTATCGTAGTCTTCATTATTGAAGTACTAATAGCTGTTTTCGTAAATGATAAATTCATCAGACCATATGTTGGTGACATGTTGGTTGTGGTTCTGATTTACTGCTTTATCAGGTCATTTGTGGCAAAAGAAGTAAAACTGCTCCCATTGTACATATTTGTTTTCGCCGCATTGACGGAGGTGGGGCAGTATTTTCATTTAGCGAAGCTGCTTGGCCTTAGCGATTATAAAATTGCAAGGATCATGATTGGTTCAACCTTTGATCTTAAGGACATTGCCTGCTATTTGGCAGGCTGTATCGGGTTATTCTTGTATGAAATCGTAAAGCGGCGTAAGTAA
- a CDS encoding esterase/lipase family protein — translation MTYVIPGTAAAAAAGIALALFYIYFNIAPRRDKSQQYRLRVLIGGYELVLAAFSCFMLEALAYLFVLAKGTEIGVHILVINIFVCAGLIFILLFNGIIRIFTCSGQLGIVPRISLLLFWWMPVVNIVILRKFLGVSASEYRFTVAKHQRNSDRKDEELCKTKYPILMVHGIFFRDWKNFNYWGRIPKELMDNGAVIYYGSHQSSASVEQCANELKGCILNIVRETGCEKLNIIAHSKGGLDSRYAVSCLGMDQYIASLTTINTPHLGCNYVRKLLEKIPQKAVASIGNKYESIYTRLGDDDPDFFNGLKDLTDKECDRLNRIMKDAPGVLYQSVGSRIRSYSGAIFPLNVGYGIIKFFGGGENDGLVSAKSMVWGDFLGVVTPKSRQGISHGDMIDLTRKNIEGFDVCEFYVDLVNKLKVKDL, via the coding sequence GTGACATACGTAATTCCCGGCACTGCGGCTGCTGCAGCGGCAGGTATAGCCCTTGCCTTATTTTATATTTATTTCAATATTGCTCCGCGGAGAGATAAATCGCAGCAATACAGGCTTAGGGTACTAATCGGCGGCTATGAGCTGGTGCTTGCGGCTTTTTCCTGCTTTATGCTTGAGGCACTGGCATATCTTTTTGTTTTAGCCAAAGGCACGGAAATTGGAGTTCATATCCTTGTTATAAACATATTTGTATGTGCGGGTCTGATTTTTATTCTGCTGTTCAATGGGATTATACGAATATTCACCTGTTCCGGCCAGTTGGGGATCGTACCAAGGATAAGCTTGCTGCTTTTTTGGTGGATGCCTGTAGTGAATATTGTCATACTAAGGAAGTTCCTTGGTGTATCGGCTTCTGAGTATAGATTTACCGTCGCGAAACATCAACGAAACAGTGACAGGAAAGACGAGGAATTATGCAAAACGAAATACCCTATTCTGATGGTACATGGGATATTTTTCAGGGATTGGAAAAACTTTAATTATTGGGGCCGGATACCGAAGGAGCTTATGGATAATGGAGCTGTAATCTATTACGGAAGCCATCAGTCGTCCGCATCAGTCGAGCAATGTGCGAATGAGCTAAAAGGGTGTATTCTGAATATTGTCCGGGAGACCGGCTGTGAAAAGCTCAATATTATTGCTCATTCCAAGGGAGGACTTGATTCCCGGTATGCGGTAAGCTGTCTCGGAATGGATCAATATATTGCGTCTCTTACGACGATTAACACGCCACACCTGGGATGTAATTACGTACGTAAGTTATTGGAGAAGATTCCGCAAAAGGCGGTTGCGTCCATAGGGAATAAGTACGAATCCATCTATACCAGGCTCGGCGATGACGATCCGGATTTTTTCAATGGCCTGAAAGATTTAACCGATAAGGAATGTGACCGGCTGAACAGAATTATGAAGGATGCCCCCGGTGTTTTATATCAAAGCGTCGGCTCGCGTATCCGTTCCTATTCCGGAGCTATATTTCCGCTTAATGTGGGATACGGTATCATAAAGTTTTTCGGGGGCGGTGAAAACGACGGGCTTGTTTCCGCGAAATCAATGGTATGGGGGGACTTCCTCGGCGTAGTGACTCCTAAAAGCAGGCAGGGAATTTCCCACGGCGACATGATCGACTTAACAAGGAAGAATATCGAAGGCTTTGACGTCTGCGAATTTTATGTCGATCTGGTCAATAAATTAAAAGTAAAGGATCTGTAA
- a CDS encoding endonuclease MutS2 has protein sequence MNHTFQILEFNLILEKLEEFAHTEAAKEKIRNLTPCLKEGEVKKSLRDTTEARTVIDRMGLPPAVSMNGLKEIMNTARQGGCLSAEELEQTGGMLTAVNRFKDFLNRCKYLELGLPYYEQDLNPLEDLAREIYESVRNGKVEDSASKHLKNIRQDVARLEEKLRAKAEAILRGNKKYFSDSYVTLRNGRLCLPVKKDYRSGVPGSVIDQSATGSTLFIEPAAITELNGELELLRIEEENEARRVLYMLTASVEENLEVLEGDKRLLEKLDFLFAKGSLSASMTGTSPGINTDRTIKIVNGRHPFMNPETVVPLNFELGEKERGIVITGPNTGGKTVSIKTVGLFSLMAQCGLHLPCDEADLCMNSQVLCDIGDGQNITENLSTFSAHITNVMMILKAAGPESLVILDELGSGTDPAEGMGIAIAILEELRSNGCLFLATTHYPEVKTYAKEAEGITNARMAFDKETLRPLYRMEIGEAGESCALYIAKRLGMPDSMIRRARRYAYGEQEALWEEEPGALEESAGHLNLNGPKIEKLKKTAVNKNIMEKKFTIGDSVFVYPDKKKGIVCRPVNDKGVLQVQMPDKKIWVNQKRVKLLVAAEELYPEDYDFSIIFDTVENRKARHKMEKGYQEGLEIRTE, from the coding sequence GACCCCATGCCTGAAGGAAGGCGAGGTTAAAAAAAGCCTTCGCGATACGACGGAGGCCAGGACCGTCATTGACCGGATGGGGCTTCCTCCCGCAGTCAGCATGAATGGTCTGAAAGAGATCATGAATACGGCACGGCAGGGCGGCTGCCTGTCCGCGGAAGAACTGGAACAGACAGGGGGAATGCTCACCGCAGTAAATCGGTTTAAGGACTTTTTAAACCGGTGTAAATACCTGGAGCTTGGCCTGCCTTATTATGAGCAGGACTTAAACCCATTGGAGGATCTGGCAAGGGAGATTTATGAAAGCGTCAGAAACGGCAAAGTTGAGGACAGCGCCAGCAAACATTTAAAAAATATCCGCCAGGATGTGGCCAGATTGGAAGAAAAGCTTCGGGCAAAAGCAGAGGCCATTTTAAGAGGGAATAAAAAATATTTTTCCGATTCTTATGTGACCTTAAGAAACGGCAGACTTTGTCTCCCTGTAAAAAAAGATTACAGATCAGGGGTTCCTGGCAGTGTCATTGACCAGTCAGCAACCGGCTCCACTCTTTTTATTGAACCGGCAGCTATTACAGAGCTTAACGGGGAACTGGAGCTTTTAAGGATTGAAGAGGAAAATGAGGCAAGAAGGGTCCTGTATATGCTTACTGCCTCAGTGGAAGAAAATTTAGAGGTACTGGAAGGGGATAAACGCCTTCTTGAGAAACTGGATTTCCTGTTTGCAAAGGGAAGCTTAAGCGCCTCCATGACCGGCACCAGTCCAGGCATTAATACGGATCGGACCATAAAAATCGTAAACGGTCGCCATCCATTCATGAACCCGGAAACCGTGGTGCCTTTAAACTTTGAACTGGGAGAGAAAGAACGGGGAATCGTAATTACAGGGCCCAATACAGGAGGAAAAACCGTATCCATCAAGACGGTGGGGCTGTTCTCCCTTATGGCACAATGCGGCCTTCACCTGCCCTGTGATGAGGCCGATCTTTGTATGAACAGTCAGGTGCTCTGTGATATCGGAGACGGTCAGAACATTACGGAAAACTTATCCACCTTTTCCGCCCATATCACCAATGTAATGATGATCCTAAAAGCAGCAGGTCCGGAGAGCCTGGTCATACTGGATGAGCTGGGATCAGGAACAGACCCGGCGGAAGGAATGGGGATCGCCATTGCCATACTGGAAGAGTTAAGAAGCAACGGATGCCTTTTTCTGGCAACCACCCATTACCCAGAGGTAAAGACATACGCCAAGGAGGCGGAAGGTATCACCAACGCACGAATGGCTTTTGATAAGGAAACCCTTAGGCCGCTTTACCGTATGGAGATCGGGGAGGCCGGGGAAAGCTGCGCTCTTTATATAGCCAAACGGCTGGGAATGCCGGATTCTATGATAAGAAGAGCCAGAAGATACGCTTACGGAGAGCAGGAGGCCTTATGGGAAGAAGAGCCGGGTGCCTTAGAAGAGAGTGCTGGACACTTAAACTTAAATGGGCCTAAAATAGAAAAACTGAAAAAGACGGCGGTGAATAAAAATATTATGGAAAAAAAGTTCACCATCGGAGACAGTGTGTTTGTTTATCCCGATAAGAAAAAGGGAATTGTATGCAGACCCGTAAATGATAAAGGGGTACTGCAGGTTCAGATGCCGGATAAGAAAATCTGGGTCAACCAGAAAAGGGTAAAGCTTCTGGTAGCTGCAGAAGAACTTTACCCGGAGGATTATGATTTTTCCATAATTTTTGATACCGTGGAAAACAGAAAGGCAAGGCATAAGATGGAAAAGGGATATCAGGAGGGGCTGGAAATCAGAACGGAGTGA